GCTGGCCAGCTTCCTGAACCCGTACAGCAATGACGGGGATCCGTTTGCTTCGCCATTCGCGGGCACGTTCGATGCCGACCCGGGCACTGCTGGGAACCAGGCGATCCAGGCCCGGCAGGTCGGGTTCAACGAGATCACCGGACGGTTTGTTCTCAATTACGAGATCTCTCCCGACAATCTCATTTATGCGTCCTATTCGCGTGGCTACAAATCAGGCGGTATCAACCCGCCCTTGCAGCCGATCTTCGCTGTTCCCGACAGCTTCGGACCGGAATCAATCGACGCGTTCGAAATCGGCAGCAAGAACACCTTTGCCAACGGTGCCCTGCAGCTCAACCTGACGGCGTTCTATTACAAGTACGCCGACCTGCAGTTGAGCCGCATTATCGCCCGTACATCGGTCAACGATACGATCGATGCGAAGGTCTGGGGCCTCGAACTGGAATCGATCATCCGGCCTGATCCGGCATGGATGATCAATATGAACTTCAGCTACCTCAATGCCGAGGTGGATGGCGACCAGTTCTTCTCCAACCCGCGCGATCCGGGTGGCGGCGATGCCAGTGCCGTTATCATCAAGGACATCACCAACGGCGCGCTGTGTGCCGTCACCGGTGGCGGGGCCAATGCCTTCGTGAATGCGATTAACCCGGGCCTTGGCCTGCAGGGTACGGCGCCATTCCCGGCGGACGGTAACATTGCCTCGAATGGTGCTTTCAGCATCTGTTCGGTACTCGATGCCCAAGCGACCGCGATCGGTGCAGCCTTTGGCGGCGTCCAGGTGCTGAGCCCGGGTGTCCAGGTCAACCTGCGTGGCAACAAGCTGCCGCAGGCTCCTGAAATGAAGGCATCTGCCGGCATCCAGTACACCAAGGACTTCGACAATGGCTGGTCGCTGGTGCCGCGTTTCGACGTCGCCTTTACTGGTGAGCAATACGGCAATGTGTTCAATGGCCGGGTCAACCGTCTGGAGCCCTTCGTACAAGCCAATGCGCAGATCCAGCTCAATGGGCCGGATGGCAAATGGTTCGTGCGTGGCTTTGTCCAGAACCTGTTCGACAGTGACTCTGTGACGGGTCTCTACGTCACTGACGCATCGTCGGGTCTGTTCTCGAACATCTTCACGCTCGATCCGCGCCGCTATGGCATCGCGGCCGGCATCAATTTCTGATCCTGCTTGGACAGGGAGAGGGGAGGGCCGGTCCTTGGACCGGCCCTTTTTCTATGCGTCCTTGGTGGTCGAGAAGGGCGAGAAATCTGTTGCGGTGTCGTAGACATCGACCCCCTCGCGCTTCTTGAGCGTGCCGATCACGACATAGGTGACAGGGGTCAGCAACGCTTCCCACGCCGTCTTGATTGCCCATTGCGATAGAACAACCTGCCACAACAGTTCCGGCGGCCAACCCGCTACGCCCCAGAAAGCGAGCGGGTAGAAAATCAGGCTGTCGAGGCCTTGCCCGACCACGGTCGATCCGATCGTGCGACTCCACAACGCCTTGCCCTGGGTCCACACTTTCATCTTCGCGAGAACGAAGCTGTTGGCGAATTCGCCTGCCCAGAATGCGATCATGGAGGCGCCGACAATGCGCCACGTGTTGCCGAAGACCTTTTCGTAAGACTCCTGTCCGTCCCACCCTTCCGCAGCGGGCAGGGACACGACCACCCAGCTCATGAAGGCCATGAAAATCAGCGCGGCAAAGCCGGTCCAGATTACCCGGCGCGCGCGAGCATAGCCGTATACCTCGGTCAAAATGTCGCCGATGATATAGCTGACCGGAAAGAACAAAACGCCGGCACCGAAGGACCATTCCGTTCCTCCGGGCAAGGTGATGTAGGACGGCTTGGATGCCCCGATCAAGTTGGACAGCAGCAGGATCGTGACGAACGCGGCCATCACCAGATCATAGTAACGGAAGGTAATCGCTCCCGATGCGGTGACGCGCTTGGTGGCTGTTTTTTCCATGGGAAGGCGCCCTAACGCTGTTTTGCGCCAGCGCAAAGCACGCTAACAAGGCAGCGGCGCGCGCCCGTAGCTCATCTGGATAGAGCGCGAGACTTCTAATCTTGAGGCAGCAGGTTCGAGTCCTGCCGGGCGCGCCAGTTTCATTTTTCCCTCAAACGCCGAGCGGACGCATCCGCGTCCTTGGCTTTCCTCGCAAAAGCTCGGGCGCGCGATCGCGCTTGCGGGCCAGCGGCCCGTTTGGCGCCTTGGCGCGTTAGCCGCGCATGACCGAATCCATCAGCTCGGCAGTGATCGGATAGCCGGCATCTTCCATGATCCGCAGCATCGGTTTGTCGCCGCTGGTATCAATCTGCGGGATGATGGGCTTGACCGGTATGGCCTCTGCCTGGGCTTTTGCCTCTTCAAAGGTGTTGAACAGGGCAAGCCGTTCGAGATTGCGGCGGGTGGGGAAAATCAGTTTGATCTCGCCGGTCTCCGCCATATCGAGCGCGCCGGTTGCACTGACCCAGAAAAGCCGGGTGTTTTCGGTCTGGTCGACTTCAATATCGACGGCGCCGGTGCCCAGGTTGGCCAGATAGAAGCGCGTGTCATACACCCGAGGAATACGCTCGTTCTTCGGATACCAGCGGGCGAACGGGGTCAGTTGGGACAGATCGAGCGACCAGTTGAATTCGTCCAGGACCGGGGCCAGCGCCTCTGTCTGCATCAGCAAGCTACGTGCAGCCTGCGCCTTCTCCGCATCGATATCACCGCCCAGCCCGACCGCGAGGCCGGTCTCTTCCAGCGTCTCGCGCACAACCGCGATCTGGTGTGCCGCTTCTTCCGGATCGATCCCGCTCGACAGCGCCCGTGCAAGATCAAAGTCGGCCTGGTCGACGCGGCCACCCGGGAACACCGCCATGCCCCCGGCGAAGGTCATAGTGCGCGATCTCACCGTCATCAGGATTTCGGGCGGTTGCCCGTCCGGCCCGTTGCGGAAGATAACTACGGTCGCTGCGGGAATGCCCTCGGGGCCGTCATTGCCAGTGTTTTCACCCATGGCTTGCTTGTGCCGTGGCGCGCCGCTCTTGCCAAGCTGGCAATTGAATCAGGTCTGTCGGAATTGTTTACAACGGAGAAAAAGGTGAAGATGAGTTAACCATCGCGAGCGGCACAAATGCGCGCTTCGCCAAAACTGGCACGCGGCCTGCATAAGTGAGTGTACCCCGACTAGTCTTCGATAAAGAGGCGGGCCACCTGGTCTCCACCGGCCCGCCTCCCCGAAGCCCCGAGTACCCCGACCCGATATGAAAAAGGCCCGCCAGACAGCGGGCCTTTTCGATTCTGGCAATGGCGTCCGGCCTATTCAGCGCGGGCAACGTCTTTCTCGTCCAGCATTTCCTGCAATTCGCCAGCTTCGAACATTTCCATCATGATGTCGCTGCCGCCCAGGAATTCGCCCTTCACATAGAGCTGCGGGATGGTGGGCCATTCGGAAAAGGTCTTGATACCCTGGCGCACTTCCATGTCTTGCAGCACGTCGACGCTTTCATACTTCACCCCGCAATGGTCGAGGATTGACACGGCACGGCTGGAAAAACCGCATTGCGGGAAAAGGGGCGTGCCCTTCATGAAAAGAACGACATCGTTTTCACCGACGATGCCTTTAAGACGCTCATTGATATCGGACATGGGTGCCGGTTCCTGCTGAATTGATTTGGTTGCTGTCAGTTGGGTACGGCGGTGGAAAGTTGCAAGGCGTGAAGCACGCCGCCCATCCTTCCGCCCAGTGCATAATACACCATCTTGTGTTGCTGGACGCGGTTCTTGCCAACAAATTGCGGGGCAGTGACCTTTGCTGCCCAGTGATCATTGTCACCGGCCAGATCACGCATCTCCACCTCTGCGCCGGGAAGGGCCTCTCTGATCATGCTTTCGATCTCGGTTGCTGACATCGGCATGTCTCAAGTTCCTGCTTAGCTATCGCTCATCAATTGGCGCTTGGCTTCCACAGTCATGTCTTCCAGCGCGGCGCGAACGCCGGCCTCGTCGACATCGACCCCGGCGGTGGTGAGATCGCCCAACACCTTGCGGATCACATCTTCATCGCCCGCTTCCTCAAAATCAGCCTGCACCACAGCCTTGGCATAGGAATCGGTTTCTTCCTGGTTGAGGCTCATTTTCTCTGCCGCCCACTGGCCCAGCAGACGGTTGCGGCGGGCAGCGACCTTGAACGCGGTGTCTTCGTCCATCGCGAACTTGGCTTCTTCGCCTTTTTGGCGGTCTTTGAAATCTGTCATCGTCGTCCCTCGAAAATATCTATGCGTCTGAAATAGGCATCGGACGGGGCCACCGCAATGCCGATCGACTGCAAATGTCAGTCCAGTGTCACCACGAGCTTGCCGATGGCGCTTCTGTTCTCGAGCTTGGCAATCGCCTCGTGCGCGCGCTCGATCGGATAGGTCTCGCTAATCAGCGGACTGATCTTGCCGGCCTTCCACAGGTCGAACAGCTCTTCGATGTTCTTCTGGTTGCGCTCCGGCTCGCGTGCGGTGAACGCACCCCAGAATACGCCGCGAATGTCGCAGCTCTTAAGCAGCGTCAGATTGAGCGGCATCTTGGCGATACCGGCCGGGAATCCGACCACCAGGAAGCGACCTTCCCAGGCGATGGCCCGCAGAGCAGGTTCAGAATAGTCACCTCCGACAATGTCGTAGACAATGTCTGCGCCGCCAGGTCCGACAGCGGCCTTGAAATCGCTCGCCAGCTTCTTGGACGTATCCTTGTCGAAAGGCGCACGCGGATAGATCACGGTCTCGTCGGCGCCTGCCTTGCGGGCCACTTCGGCTTTCTCTTCGGTCGAAACCGCTGCGACGACGCGGCAACCATAGGCCTTGGCCAGCTCCACTGCGGCCAGGCCGACACCCCCGGCTGCGCCCAGCACCAACACCGTATCGTCTTCCTTGATATCGCCGCGATCCTTCAGACCGTGGATATTGGTGCCATAGGTCATCAGCAAGGCGGAGGCATCGACAAGCCCGACACCTTCAGGGACTTTGAACAAGCGATTGGCATCAACAGCCATCTTCTCGCGCAGGCCGCCATTGCCGACGCCTGCCAGCACCCGGTCACCCACCGACCATCCGGTCACGCCTTCGCCGACGCTCTCGATAGTGCCGGAAATTTCGCCACCGGGGGAAAACGGGCGTTCAGGCTTGAACTGATACATGTCGCGGATGATCAGCGCATCGGGATAGTTGATCGCGCAAGCCGCGATCTTGACGACCACTTCGCCTTTGCCCGCAGTGGGCTCTGCAACTTCTTCGACGACCAGCGTTTCCGGTCCGCCGACTTCTTTGGTCAGCACAGCTTTCATCGCATCTCTCCGTTACTCGTTGTAATTATACGCCTTTGGCAAGCCACGGCATCGTGCTCGCCTGACGTTGTTCGTAAGTGGCAATAGCCGCATCGCGCGCCAGCGTCAGCCCGACCTCGTCGAGCCCTTCGAGCAGGCAATGCTTGCGGAACGGATCGACTTCGAAAGCGAAACGATCCTGGAAAGGGGTGGTCACGGTCTGGGTGTCCAGATCGACGCTGATCGGGTCGGTCACAGCGACCTGCATCAAGCGATCAATCTGTTCTTGCGGCAAGCTCACCGTGAGGATGCCGTTCTTGAACGCATTGCCGCTGAAGATGTCAGAGAAACTGGGCGCGATGACGACTGTGATGCCCAAATCGAGGAGCGCCCAAGCCGCATGCTCGCGGCTCGATCCGCAGCCGAAATTGTCGCCCGCAATCAGGATCGGCGATCCTGCAAATTCCTCGCTGTCGAAAATATTTGCCGGGTCTTGCCTGATGGTTTCGAAGGCGCCTTTGCCCAGACCTTCACGCGTAACGGTCTTGAGCCATTTGGCCGGAATGATCACATCGGTGTCGACGTTCTTCGCACCAAACGGGATGGCGCGTCCTTCGACATGGCGAACCGGCTCCATCAATCCGTTTCCGGATTCTCGCCGGAAGGAATCGGGCCGGGCTGTTGCGGCTCGTTCTTCTTCTTGCGGTTGGAGGCATAGAGGAGGGCGGCAGCCACAGCGGCA
This is a stretch of genomic DNA from Parerythrobacter jejuensis. It encodes these proteins:
- a CDS encoding queuosine precursor transporter, whose amino-acid sequence is MEKTATKRVTASGAITFRYYDLVMAAFVTILLLSNLIGASKPSYITLPGGTEWSFGAGVLFFPVSYIIGDILTEVYGYARARRVIWTGFAALIFMAFMSWVVVSLPAAEGWDGQESYEKVFGNTWRIVGASMIAFWAGEFANSFVLAKMKVWTQGKALWSRTIGSTVVGQGLDSLIFYPLAFWGVAGWPPELLWQVVLSQWAIKTAWEALLTPVTYVVIGTLKKREGVDVYDTATDFSPFSTTKDA
- a CDS encoding NUDIX hydrolase, whose translation is MGENTGNDGPEGIPAATVVIFRNGPDGQPPEILMTVRSRTMTFAGGMAVFPGGRVDQADFDLARALSSGIDPEEAAHQIAVVRETLEETGLAVGLGGDIDAEKAQAARSLLMQTEALAPVLDEFNWSLDLSQLTPFARWYPKNERIPRVYDTRFYLANLGTGAVDIEVDQTENTRLFWVSATGALDMAETGEIKLIFPTRRNLERLALFNTFEEAKAQAEAIPVKPIIPQIDTSGDKPMLRIMEDAGYPITAELMDSVMRG
- the grxD gene encoding Grx4 family monothiol glutaredoxin, translating into MSDINERLKGIVGENDVVLFMKGTPLFPQCGFSSRAVSILDHCGVKYESVDVLQDMEVRQGIKTFSEWPTIPQLYVKGEFLGGSDIMMEMFEAGELQEMLDEKDVARAE
- a CDS encoding BolA/IbaG family iron-sulfur metabolism protein — its product is MPMSATEIESMIREALPGAEVEMRDLAGDNDHWAAKVTAPQFVGKNRVQQHKMVYYALGGRMGGVLHALQLSTAVPN
- a CDS encoding DUF1476 domain-containing protein, whose amino-acid sequence is MTDFKDRQKGEEAKFAMDEDTAFKVAARRNRLLGQWAAEKMSLNQEETDSYAKAVVQADFEEAGDEDVIRKVLGDLTTAGVDVDEAGVRAALEDMTVEAKRQLMSDS
- a CDS encoding NADPH:quinone oxidoreductase family protein codes for the protein MKAVLTKEVGGPETLVVEEVAEPTAGKGEVVVKIAACAINYPDALIIRDMYQFKPERPFSPGGEISGTIESVGEGVTGWSVGDRVLAGVGNGGLREKMAVDANRLFKVPEGVGLVDASALLMTYGTNIHGLKDRGDIKEDDTVLVLGAAGGVGLAAVELAKAYGCRVVAAVSTEEKAEVARKAGADETVIYPRAPFDKDTSKKLASDFKAAVGPGGADIVYDIVGGDYSEPALRAIAWEGRFLVVGFPAGIAKMPLNLTLLKSCDIRGVFWGAFTAREPERNQKNIEELFDLWKAGKISPLISETYPIERAHEAIAKLENRSAIGKLVVTLD
- the leuD gene encoding 3-isopropylmalate dehydratase small subunit, whose amino-acid sequence is MEPVRHVEGRAIPFGAKNVDTDVIIPAKWLKTVTREGLGKGAFETIRQDPANIFDSEEFAGSPILIAGDNFGCGSSREHAAWALLDLGITVVIAPSFSDIFSGNAFKNGILTVSLPQEQIDRLMQVAVTDPISVDLDTQTVTTPFQDRFAFEVDPFRKHCLLEGLDEVGLTLARDAAIATYEQRQASTMPWLAKGV
- a CDS encoding isopropylmalate isomerase, whose product is MTKTPKSLGGKAAFAAGAIGSAAVAAALLYASNRKKKNEPQQPGPIPSGENPETD